A single Rutidosis leptorrhynchoides isolate AG116_Rl617_1_P2 unplaced genomic scaffold, CSIRO_AGI_Rlap_v1 contig579, whole genome shotgun sequence DNA region contains:
- the LOC139884631 gene encoding LOW QUALITY PROTEIN: short-chain dehydrogenase RED1-like (The sequence of the model RefSeq protein was modified relative to this genomic sequence to represent the inferred CDS: inserted 3 bases in 2 codons; deleted 1 base in 1 codon), whose translation MEYSGKPVVLITGCSQGGIGHALARAFAGCDCRVVATARSLKSMADFEHDPRFLLQELDVLSVESIKNVLSNVVEKFGKIDVLVNNAGVXCVSPLAEVPLSTVENTFNTNVFGMIRMVQEVVPHMASRKQGKXVNIESVSVLAPAPYAGVYTASKAAIHSLSDTMRLEWKLFGIDVVNVVPGAITSNIGNSAATRYDNMPHDWKLYKPFESSIREIAYISQKPILPPADVFAKDTVEVVLKKNPPAWFSSGCHSTFNAILYHMPIFIKDFLIRKATQLG comes from the exons ATGGAGTATAGTGGA AAACCAGTAGTGCTAATCACAGGATGTTCGCAGGGAGGTATCGGCCACGCACTGGCTCGAGCGTTTGCAGGCTGCGATTGTAGGGTAGTGGCGACGGCGAGGTCATTGAAATCCATGGCGGACTTCGAACACGATCCTAGATTTCTCTTACAAGAACTCGACGTGTTATCCGTTGAGAGCATTAAAAATGTCCTATCGAATGTTGTTGAAAAGTTTGGGAAGATTGATGTTTTGGTCAATAATGCTGGAGT CTGTGTGTCTCCACTTGCCGAAGTCCCTTTATCGACCGTTGAAAACACTTTCAATACCAATGTTTTCG gcatGATAAGGATGGTGCAAGAAGTTGTTCCTCACATGGCTTCTAGGAAACAAGGAA ATGTGAATATCGAAAGTGTTTCAGTATTGGCTCCTGCTCCGTATGCTGGTGTTTATACTGCATCCAAAGCCGCCATTCATTCACTCTCTGATACCATGAG atTGGAATGGAAACTCTTTGGAATAGATGTGGTTAATGTTGTTCCTGGAGCTATTACGTCCAACATTGGAAATTCTGCAGCCACCAGATACGACAATATGCCTCATGACTGGAAATTGTACAAGCCATTTGAATCTTCTATCCGAGAGATTGCATATATTTCGCAG AAACCAATCCTACCCCCTGCTGACGTGTTTGCAAAGGATACGGTAGAAGTGGTGCTCAAGAAGAATCCACCCGCATGGTTCTCATCCGGGTGTCACTCTACCTTTAATGCAATATTGTACCATATGCC